GGTTCGCTGCCGATTCTGGCGGCTTGCGACGCGGGAAAAGCGGTGTATTGCGCCGTCACTCCGCATTTGGAGCTAGCCGAGGCCTTGCGGCTAAAAAAGCGAGTTGAAGAGTCGGGGATCGCTTTCATGGCGGAATTTCCCCGGCGGCAGGCCCCGGCTACCTTGCGGCTGAAGGAGTTGATCGCCACACAGCTCGGCGAGCCGCGGTTGTTGTTCTGCCATCGGAGGGTGCCAGTAAAGAACGGCGCCGCGCCGCGAGCGCGAACTTGCTCGAAGGCGCCGGAAACTCGCGATCTCGTCGAGTTGGTCGATTGGTGCCGGTATGTCGTCGGCCGGGATCCGACGAGCGTGTTCGGCATCGAACACCATGTCGATCCGAACGCGGCCGCCGAGGATTATACGATGATGAACGTGGATTTCTCCGGTCCCAGCCCACCGGGGACCGGCACGGCGGCCCAAATCAGTTGCGGCACCTACATGCCCGTGCAATGGGAAGAGGCGGTCACGTTTCGCCCTCCTCCAGCGCTTCAGGTCGCTTGCCAGAACGGCGTTGCGTTTATCGACTTGCCAACGTCGCTGATCTGGTTCGATCGCGCCGGGCGTCATCAGGAATCGCTCGACAGCGAGCGGCCGGTCGGCGAGCAACTCCTGGCGCAGTTCTATCGCTCGGTCACGAGCCTGGTGCGCAACACATCGGGGCTCGAAGACGCCTACCGCGCGCTCTCGGTCGTCCTGGCGGCCCGCACCAGCCATCGCGAGGGTCGCCGGATTTTTTTGAATTCGTGATGGCTCGCCTGTAGCGGAATTCGCCAGAATTCCGTGATCGAGCGGAATGGCGGCAAC
Above is a window of Pirellulales bacterium DNA encoding:
- a CDS encoding gfo/Idh/MocA family oxidoreductase; amino-acid sequence: GSLPILAACDAGKAVYCAVTPHLELAEALRLKKRVEESGIAFMAEFPRRQAPATLRLKELIATQLGEPRLLFCHRRVPVKNGAAPRARTCSKAPETRDLVELVDWCRYVVGRDPTSVFGIEHHVDPNAAAEDYTMMNVDFSGPSPPGTGTAAQISCGTYMPVQWEEAVTFRPPPALQVACQNGVAFIDLPTSLIWFDRAGRHQESLDSERPVGEQLLAQFYRSVTSLVRNTSGLEDAYRALSVVLAARTSHREGRRIFLNS